In the genome of Myxococcales bacterium, one region contains:
- a CDS encoding PQQ-binding-like beta-propeller repeat protein: MRRAGIFVFISLLLLATLLVAGCAGQARGVIPLSDNPGDEGLPLRVSWVRTLMEQGREDIWRPMQYAPPTIADNVVYLGNTENVFYAFDASTGDTLWKFNTNGPVESGATLLGADAVVIGDGDGYVYCLNRQTGFVKWVYRVQGQVMGRIVTDGDLVFVRTTHERVYALRAADGKWKWMQSREVPVNFTIRGVASPVLDGDRLLVGYADGYFIGYNKADGTEVFKTLLEKGERFLDIDATPILDGANLYVASYSGTFYCLSRENASIQWTFRQGSVQSAAVAGERVFLGDDQGFVHALNKRTGELYWSYDLRENDQKRSIAKSPRRRLKAPTNPVPFNGLILVASSSGYIYALDQAVGQEKWEYWPGFGVTTEIVTHGNSIFIHTNFGNLYCLKPNYRFNDKN; this comes from the coding sequence ATGCGCCGCGCCGGTATTTTCGTTTTTATTTCTCTGCTTCTGCTCGCGACTCTCCTGGTCGCCGGTTGCGCCGGCCAGGCGAGGGGTGTGATCCCGCTTTCCGATAATCCCGGCGATGAAGGCTTGCCGCTCCGCGTCTCCTGGGTGCGCACGTTGATGGAACAGGGCCGCGAGGACATCTGGCGCCCGATGCAATACGCGCCGCCAACCATCGCGGACAATGTCGTTTATCTCGGCAACACCGAAAACGTCTTTTACGCCTTCGACGCGTCCACCGGCGACACGCTTTGGAAATTCAACACCAATGGACCGGTGGAATCCGGAGCGACACTGTTGGGCGCCGACGCGGTCGTGATCGGCGACGGGGACGGCTACGTCTATTGTCTGAATCGCCAAACCGGTTTCGTCAAATGGGTGTATCGTGTCCAGGGGCAGGTCATGGGGCGAATTGTCACCGACGGTGATCTGGTCTTCGTCCGCACCACCCATGAGCGCGTTTATGCCTTGCGCGCCGCCGACGGCAAATGGAAATGGATGCAGTCGCGCGAAGTGCCGGTCAATTTCACTATCCGTGGCGTCGCCAGCCCGGTGCTGGACGGCGATCGCCTGCTGGTCGGCTATGCCGACGGTTATTTCATTGGTTATAACAAGGCTGACGGCACCGAGGTTTTCAAAACGCTGCTGGAGAAAGGCGAGCGTTTTCTGGATATCGACGCCACACCGATCCTCGACGGCGCCAACCTGTACGTCGCCAGTTACAGCGGAACCTTCTACTGCCTGTCGCGGGAGAATGCTTCCATTCAGTGGACCTTCCGGCAGGGGAGCGTCCAGAGCGCGGCGGTCGCCGGCGAGCGGGTTTTCCTGGGCGACGATCAAGGTTTCGTGCATGCGCTGAATAAACGGACGGGAGAATTGTACTGGAGTTACGACCTCCGTGAGAACGATCAGAAACGATCCATCGCCAAAAGCCCACGGCGACGGTTGAAGGCGCCGACCAATCCGGTGCCGTTCAACGGTCTGATTCTGGTTGCCAGTTCGTCCGGTTATATTTACGCCTTGGATCAAGCGGTGGGTCAGGAAAAATGGGAATATTGGCCCGGCTTCGGCGTCACAACAGAAATCGTCACACACGGCAATTCCATCTTCATCCATACCAACTTCGGCAATCTTTATTGTTTGAAGCCAAACTACCGGTTTAACGACAAAAACTAG
- a CDS encoding bifunctional nuclease family protein, translated as MTIKMNVIGITVDPNSNSPIVVLRDASGEKTLPIWIGILEASSIATQLEKVELARPMTHDLFSAVLRELGVKVSRIVVSDLQNNTYFARIFFTDQTGREFEMDARPSDSIAMALRFDAAILVEDNVLEKAQEIDKRIMENVKKSMEDKWKELLDNIDPDDLGKYRM; from the coding sequence ATGACCATTAAAATGAACGTGATCGGCATCACCGTGGATCCGAACAGCAATTCGCCGATCGTGGTGCTTCGCGACGCCAGCGGCGAAAAAACGCTGCCGATCTGGATCGGCATCCTCGAAGCCAGTTCCATCGCCACTCAACTGGAAAAGGTTGAATTGGCGCGGCCGATGACGCACGATCTGTTCAGCGCCGTGCTGCGCGAGCTGGGCGTCAAGGTGAGCCGGATCGTCGTGAGCGACCTGCAAAACAACACTTATTTCGCGCGGATATTTTTTACCGACCAGACCGGCCGCGAATTCGAAATGGACGCGCGGCCCTCGGATTCGATCGCCATGGCCTTGCGGTTCGATGCCGCGATTCTGGTCGAGGATAACGTTCTCGAAAAAGCCCAGGAAATCGACAAGCGGATCATGGAAAACGTCAAGAAAAGCATGGAAGACAAGTGGAAGGAACTGCTCGACAACATCGATCCGGACGACCTGGGCAAATACCGCATGTAA
- a CDS encoding FAD:protein FMN transferase — protein MVRRDRWQKLLLVLLVTGGLLSCSPPTAPSATVTPNETISEQRELLGTYVQIQVAGLPETSAREAIAAGFQAIEQLQADAHPELPSSDIFRLNQNAGQAPVKIHEDIFDIISLAREISEHSQGAFDVTFVGIGRLYNLRHPENFRIPNDEELRQALQRVDYRQLQLDPANHTAYLTRTDMAVDLGGIAKGWSTDSAMAALKARGVKNAIVNAGGDMMVSGSKNGEPWRIGIQHPRRGRDDYFAVIKASGDLAIVTSGDYERYVMHDGVRYHHIMDPHTGRPASLSQSVTIIAPNGVLADGLATAVFVLGPEAGLAMLAQYYPQCDALIIDRDGKRHDSPNLTKRHTVINVAEKH, from the coding sequence ATGGTTCGCCGCGATCGGTGGCAAAAATTACTGCTCGTGCTCCTCGTGACGGGCGGACTATTGTCTTGTTCGCCGCCAACCGCGCCGTCAGCCACAGTCACGCCAAACGAAACCATCTCTGAACAGCGCGAACTCCTGGGAACCTACGTGCAAATCCAAGTCGCCGGCTTGCCGGAAACATCGGCCCGCGAAGCGATCGCCGCCGGTTTTCAGGCGATCGAACAGTTGCAGGCGGACGCCCATCCGGAATTGCCGAGCAGCGATATCTTTCGGCTCAACCAAAATGCCGGCCAAGCTCCGGTAAAAATCCATGAGGATATTTTCGACATCATCTCCCTCGCCAGGGAGATCTCCGAACATTCGCAGGGCGCTTTCGACGTTACCTTCGTCGGGATCGGACGTCTTTACAATCTGCGCCATCCGGAAAACTTTCGCATTCCAAATGACGAGGAACTGCGGCAGGCCTTGCAAAGAGTCGACTACCGGCAACTGCAACTCGACCCGGCGAATCACACCGCCTATTTGACGCGGACTGACATGGCGGTGGATTTGGGCGGCATTGCCAAAGGCTGGTCCACCGACAGCGCCATGGCCGCGTTGAAGGCGAGGGGCGTTAAAAACGCCATTGTGAACGCCGGCGGCGATATGATGGTCAGCGGCTCGAAAAACGGCGAACCCTGGCGGATCGGGATTCAACATCCCCGGCGCGGCCGTGACGATTATTTTGCCGTGATCAAAGCAAGCGGCGACCTGGCGATCGTGACCTCCGGGGATTACGAACGGTATGTGATGCACGACGGCGTTCGCTATCATCACATCATGGATCCGCACACGGGACGACCGGCGTCCTTATCACAGAGCGTGACGATTATTGCCCCGAACGGGGTTTTGGCCGATGGCCTGGCGACGGCGGTTTTCGTCCTCGGGCCGGAAGCCGGTTTGGCCATGTTGGCGCAATATTATCCGCAATGCGACGCGCTGATCATCGACCGCGATGGAAAACGGCACGATTCGCCGAATCTGACCAAGAGGCACACCGTAATCAATGTTGCAGAAAAACACTAA
- a CDS encoding HEAT repeat domain-containing protein, which produces MKHLIALILALGLIGAATALVWAQESPCADDDAVCWLEKLKGDDAVAMRAAIRLGALQSKPAIPLLIKKLESKDQYMSTAALNALIKIGTPAVLDLVKATQSKNAAVRKYAAYALGKIGGDDAYAAVAKAATDEDALVREQAAAALGIMKDKRALLPLFELIRDRSAKVREEAAHSLGAVGDPRAAKHLIEYGLCDMSPEVARASTQALVELGEPVVEPLIADYPDKPAFARQRILTALTNVGLTAGDKAKQRAAQMQIWVLEKNSEAVDVRQVAAYSLGELEAKDGIGTLIQTLGAAQKSDKDEDKSLAAACRMALGKIYQRYNLPPNY; this is translated from the coding sequence ATGAAACACCTCATCGCCTTGATTCTCGCACTGGGTTTGATCGGCGCCGCCACGGCTCTGGTTTGGGCGCAAGAATCCCCCTGTGCCGACGACGATGCCGTCTGTTGGCTCGAAAAACTCAAGGGCGACGACGCCGTCGCCATGCGCGCCGCCATACGCCTGGGCGCGCTGCAGTCCAAACCGGCCATCCCATTGCTCATTAAAAAGCTGGAAAGCAAGGACCAATACATGAGCACGGCCGCGCTCAACGCGCTGATCAAGATCGGCACGCCGGCCGTTCTGGATCTGGTCAAAGCCACGCAAAGCAAAAACGCGGCGGTGCGCAAGTACGCCGCGTACGCGCTGGGCAAGATCGGCGGCGACGACGCCTACGCGGCGGTGGCCAAGGCGGCGACGGACGAAGACGCACTCGTCCGCGAACAGGCGGCGGCCGCGCTGGGCATCATGAAAGACAAACGCGCCCTGCTGCCGCTGTTCGAACTGATCCGCGACCGGTCGGCCAAGGTCCGCGAGGAGGCCGCGCATTCGCTGGGAGCGGTCGGCGACCCGCGCGCCGCCAAGCACCTGATCGAGTACGGCCTGTGCGACATGTCGCCCGAGGTGGCGCGGGCTTCCACCCAGGCGCTCGTCGAATTGGGCGAGCCCGTCGTGGAACCGCTGATCGCCGATTACCCCGACAAGCCGGCCTTCGCCCGCCAGCGAATTCTGACGGCGTTGACCAACGTCGGCCTGACCGCGGGCGACAAGGCCAAACAGCGGGCGGCGCAGATGCAGATCTGGGTGCTGGAGAAAAACAGCGAAGCCGTCGACGTACGCCAGGTGGCGGCTTATTCGCTCGGTGAACTCGAGGCGAAGGACGGCATCGGCACGCTGATTCAAACCCTGGGCGCGGCGCAGAAAAGCGACAAGGACGAGGACAAGAGCCTGGCGGCGGCCTGCCGCATGGCGCTCGGGAAGATCTATCAGCGTTATAATCTGCCGCCCAACTATTAG
- a CDS encoding tetratricopeptide repeat protein, which produces MARKVKITRKQIKQDDRFLATMKEVTRKVVTSATDISFYEKNRRAILGAVIGVAVLVVAIAVYAIVAKVQTGAAEKMMAKADAILQADIVTPEQLKNDPRLASLGAYTDAKKKWTETVEAFNAISDAYPRSNYGILALLYSGNAYYELNDYENAAAKYQQYVDKAGKDAPFAPLARQNIGYCYENLNKLDEAEKVFTALSAEAGDTTAMVSLFDLARIYEKKQQWAKAVETLKKVTQSELTKNPGFLQFKQEAEGKLQLLAAQHPGTT; this is translated from the coding sequence GTGGCAAGAAAAGTCAAAATTACGCGGAAACAGATTAAGCAGGACGACCGTTTTCTCGCGACGATGAAAGAAGTCACGCGGAAAGTCGTTACCTCGGCGACGGACATCTCTTTCTATGAAAAAAATCGCCGGGCGATTCTCGGGGCCGTGATCGGCGTTGCCGTTTTGGTCGTCGCGATCGCCGTTTACGCCATCGTGGCGAAAGTCCAGACCGGCGCGGCGGAAAAAATGATGGCCAAGGCCGATGCGATCCTTCAGGCCGACATCGTCACGCCCGAGCAATTGAAAAACGATCCGCGGCTGGCCTCTCTGGGCGCCTACACCGACGCCAAGAAAAAATGGACCGAAACGGTCGAAGCGTTCAACGCCATCAGCGACGCTTACCCGCGGTCCAATTACGGCATCCTGGCGCTCCTGTACTCCGGAAACGCCTATTACGAATTGAACGACTACGAAAACGCCGCCGCCAAGTACCAGCAATACGTCGACAAGGCGGGCAAGGACGCGCCGTTCGCGCCGTTGGCCCGGCAGAATATCGGCTATTGCTATGAAAATTTGAACAAGCTCGATGAAGCCGAAAAAGTCTTCACGGCTCTTTCGGCCGAAGCCGGCGATACGACCGCGATGGTCAGCTTGTTCGACCTGGCCCGCATCTATGAAAAGAAACAACAGTGGGCCAAAGCGGTTGAAACCTTGAAAAAGGTCACGCAATCCGAACTGACCAAGAACCCCGGCTTTCTCCAATTCAAACAAGAAGCCGAAGGGAAATTGCAACTGCTCGCGGCCCAACACCCCGGGACGACATAA
- a CDS encoding UDP-N-acetylmuramate--L-alanine ligase, with product MIPVEISTVRHIHLVAVCGVGMGTLAGMLKEKGYRVTGSDQAIYPPMSEKLAAWGIPVLEGYKPEHLEPRPDLVVIGNAISKGNPEGDAVLERGIPYVSMAEALRLFFFDGKILSAVCGTHGKTTSTALLSWVLENAGFDPTYLVGGVLENTGRGYRVGGGSLAVVEGDEYDTAWFDKVPKFVRYRPDLAVLGNIEFDHADIYADLAAVIDAFRQLVVNLPPDGLLVAGIDNPRVRDLLPLAPCAARTFGLCDDADLTGRILDLRPAGMSFEVFADGKSRGVYRSTIVGEYNLLNILGVIGLADRLGIGDEALRAGLASFTGVKRRQQVLGEAAGVLVIDDFAHHPTAVRVTLESLRAIRPNRRLVTIFEPRTNTSRRAFFQQEYAASFGAADVVILCEVQALTKGIPGDKLDVERLVADLRIQGKEAWRASDYPAVLDLLQKCLSPGDQAVFLSNGGFGDLPRKTLAFLQEKDAPA from the coding sequence ATGATCCCCGTTGAAATTTCCACGGTCAGGCATATTCACCTGGTTGCCGTTTGCGGCGTCGGCATGGGCACCCTGGCCGGAATGCTGAAAGAAAAGGGCTACCGGGTGACGGGCAGCGACCAGGCGATCTATCCGCCGATGAGCGAAAAACTGGCCGCCTGGGGCATCCCGGTCTTGGAGGGTTACAAACCGGAACACCTCGAACCGCGTCCCGATCTGGTGGTGATCGGCAATGCGATCAGCAAAGGAAATCCGGAAGGCGACGCGGTGTTGGAACGTGGCATTCCTTACGTCTCGATGGCCGAGGCACTGCGGCTTTTCTTCTTCGACGGAAAAATCCTGTCGGCCGTTTGCGGGACGCACGGCAAAACGACCTCGACGGCGCTTTTATCCTGGGTGCTGGAAAACGCCGGTTTTGATCCCACTTATCTGGTTGGCGGCGTCCTGGAAAACACCGGGCGCGGCTATCGCGTCGGCGGCGGTTCGCTGGCCGTCGTGGAGGGCGACGAATACGACACGGCCTGGTTCGACAAGGTGCCCAAGTTCGTCCGCTACCGGCCCGATCTGGCGGTGCTGGGCAACATCGAATTCGATCACGCCGACATTTACGCCGATCTGGCGGCCGTCATCGACGCCTTCCGCCAATTGGTCGTCAATCTTCCTCCGGATGGTTTGCTGGTCGCCGGCATCGACAACCCGCGGGTGCGCGACTTGTTGCCGTTGGCGCCTTGCGCCGCGCGCACGTTCGGTTTGTGCGACGACGCCGATCTCACCGGGCGAATTCTTGACCTGCGACCCGCCGGCATGTCTTTCGAGGTGTTTGCGGACGGAAAAAGCCGCGGGGTTTATCGATCGACGATCGTCGGCGAGTACAACCTCCTCAATATCCTTGGCGTGATCGGACTGGCCGATCGGCTGGGCATCGGCGATGAAGCCTTGCGCGCCGGGCTGGCCTCGTTTACCGGCGTCAAACGCCGCCAACAGGTGTTGGGCGAGGCGGCCGGCGTATTGGTGATCGACGATTTCGCCCACCATCCGACCGCCGTGCGCGTCACCCTGGAAAGCTTGCGCGCGATCCGGCCGAATCGACGATTGGTGACGATTTTCGAGCCGCGCACCAATACCTCGCGGCGGGCGTTTTTCCAACAGGAATACGCCGCCTCTTTCGGCGCGGCCGACGTGGTGATTCTCTGCGAGGTCCAAGCCCTCACCAAAGGAATTCCGGGCGACAAGCTCGACGTGGAACGGTTGGTCGCCGATTTACGAATCCAAGGCAAAGAGGCCTGGCGAGCTTCCGATTACCCGGCGGTGTTGGATTTGTTGCAAAAATGCCTGTCGCCGGGCGATCAAGCGGTTTTTCTTTCCAATGGCGGTTTTGGCGATCTCCCTCGTAAAACCTTGGCGTTTTTGCAAGAAAAGGATGCGCCGGCGTGA
- a CDS encoding beta-lactamase family protein: protein MLTHAAAMLEEATRERRVPGAVLRVEWQGELRHESAHGVTRYDQPAPVVPSTWFDLASLTKILATVPAVMLAVQSGLIELDAPLGEYLPEVHAAFAAQPFRRFLNHSSGAAAWKPFFRRVPPAMLNSPEGKRLILREILVEQPESVPGTRQVYSDIGMAMVGEALARTLAKPLDEWVEREIFRPLGADELAYLQRRPRAVPSLAATEDCPWRGRVLAGEVHDENTWAAGGALGQSGLFGTARGAGVVLQEIQAALAGQGRLFKPEVVARFMQKPADREEDSFRLGFDSPSRRGSSTGRHFGPRTFGHLGFTGVSAWADPDRRLLVVLLTNRVHPTRQNETIKQLRPLVHDAVIEELENDPR from the coding sequence ATGCTGACTCACGCCGCGGCCATGCTGGAAGAGGCGACTCGGGAACGTCGCGTTCCCGGTGCGGTGTTGCGGGTCGAATGGCAGGGTGAACTGCGGCACGAATCGGCCCATGGCGTCACCCGGTACGACCAGCCCGCTCCGGTTGTGCCGTCGACCTGGTTCGATCTGGCCAGCTTGACGAAAATTCTGGCGACGGTTCCCGCGGTCATGCTGGCCGTTCAGTCGGGATTGATCGAACTCGACGCGCCGCTCGGCGAATACCTGCCGGAAGTTCACGCCGCGTTTGCCGCGCAGCCGTTCCGGCGCTTCCTGAACCATTCGAGCGGCGCCGCCGCCTGGAAGCCGTTCTTTCGCCGGGTCCCTCCCGCGATGCTCAATTCACCGGAAGGAAAACGGCTGATTCTCCGTGAAATTCTGGTCGAACAACCGGAGTCTGTTCCCGGAACGCGACAGGTTTACAGCGATATCGGCATGGCGATGGTGGGAGAGGCGTTGGCCCGCACGCTGGCGAAGCCGCTCGATGAATGGGTCGAAAGGGAAATATTTCGTCCGCTGGGGGCGGACGAACTCGCCTATTTGCAACGCCGGCCGCGCGCGGTGCCTTCGCTGGCCGCCACGGAAGATTGCCCCTGGCGTGGTCGCGTTTTAGCCGGCGAGGTGCACGATGAAAACACCTGGGCGGCCGGCGGCGCGCTCGGGCAATCGGGTCTGTTCGGCACGGCGCGCGGCGCCGGCGTCGTGCTCCAGGAGATTCAAGCGGCTTTGGCGGGGCAGGGAAGATTGTTCAAACCGGAGGTCGTCGCCCGGTTCATGCAAAAGCCGGCGGACCGGGAGGAAGATTCGTTCCGCCTGGGATTCGACTCGCCCAGCCGGCGCGGATCGAGTACCGGCCGGCATTTCGGCCCGCGGACCTTCGGCCACCTGGGCTTCACCGGCGTCAGCGCCTGGGCCGATCCCGATCGCCGGCTGCTCGTGGTATTATTGACCAATCGCGTTCACCCGACCCGGCAAAACGAAACGATCAAACAACTGCGTCCATTGGTGCACGACGCGGTGATCGAGGAACTGGAAAATGATCCCCGTTGA
- a CDS encoding histidine triad nucleotide-binding protein: MPHDPDCVFCKIAKGEIPAPKIYDDGELLAINDIHPAAPVHILIIPHDHVPTLLDLPDDRFDLVGKVFRLAAKLAREKGIADNGFKIMHNVNEWGGQRVFHLHFHLLGGKEFSF; the protein is encoded by the coding sequence ATGCCGCACGATCCGGATTGCGTATTCTGCAAGATCGCCAAGGGAGAGATTCCCGCGCCGAAAATTTATGACGACGGCGAGTTGTTGGCGATCAACGACATTCACCCCGCCGCGCCCGTGCATATTTTGATCATCCCGCACGATCACGTGCCGACGCTGCTGGATCTGCCGGACGACCGGTTCGATCTGGTCGGCAAGGTTTTCCGGCTGGCCGCCAAACTGGCGCGGGAAAAGGGCATCGCGGACAACGGTTTCAAGATCATGCACAACGTCAACGAGTGGGGCGGCCAACGGGTTTTCCATCTGCATTTTCACCTGCTGGGTGGCAAGGAGTTCAGCTTCTGA
- the miaB gene encoding tRNA (N6-isopentenyl adenosine(37)-C2)-methylthiotransferase MiaB, which produces MSTAAAPRRVFIETFGCQMNDYDSARMLRLLQLDGYAPTTDPAAADVVILNTCAVRDKAEQKALSSLGRHKFLREENPAVKFVLAGCFAQRAARKLWEKYPFIHLVLGTDAISRLPAHLRALEKGRGPIIDVEFAATYEEDVADFGDIFPGKGSPVAAFVTIMRGCNNFCAYCVVPYVRGRERSRPEGEIRREIEQLVGRGVREITLLGQNVNSYGLDLGQTEDFSGLLRRIHEIDGLARLRFTTSHPKDLSDRLIQCFADLPKLANHLHLPVQSGSDRILAAMRRGYDSAAYLRRIAALRQARPDIALTSDLLVGFPGETDADFRQTMALVEQIRYSNIFSFRYSVRPGTAASRLADDVPDKVKIARLEELQALQREITLAGHRELVGKEVVVLVEKCQQDGHRYPWSGKSGCYREIHFRGDGVAPGDMMRVKCTQAFTNHLLGESVGRLAPGR; this is translated from the coding sequence ATGAGCACTGCCGCCGCACCGCGCCGCGTTTTCATCGAAACGTTCGGCTGCCAGATGAACGACTACGACTCGGCGCGCATGCTGCGCCTGTTGCAACTCGACGGCTACGCGCCGACGACCGATCCAGCCGCAGCGGACGTCGTCATTCTCAACACCTGTGCGGTGCGCGACAAAGCCGAGCAAAAAGCGTTATCGAGCCTCGGCCGGCACAAGTTTTTGCGCGAGGAAAATCCCGCCGTCAAATTCGTCCTGGCCGGTTGCTTCGCCCAGCGCGCCGCGCGGAAGCTGTGGGAGAAATACCCGTTCATCCATCTGGTTTTGGGGACCGACGCCATCAGTCGCCTGCCGGCGCATTTGCGCGCGCTGGAAAAGGGCCGGGGGCCGATCATCGACGTGGAGTTCGCGGCGACCTACGAAGAGGACGTCGCGGATTTCGGCGATATTTTCCCGGGGAAGGGCTCCCCGGTCGCGGCGTTCGTCACGATCATGCGCGGCTGCAACAATTTTTGCGCCTATTGCGTCGTGCCTTACGTGCGCGGCCGGGAACGCAGCCGGCCGGAAGGTGAGATCCGACGGGAAATCGAACAGCTCGTCGGCCGCGGCGTCCGCGAAATCACCTTGCTCGGCCAGAACGTCAACTCATACGGCCTCGACCTCGGGCAAACCGAGGATTTCAGCGGGCTGCTGCGGCGCATCCACGAAATCGACGGGCTGGCGCGGCTCCGGTTTACCACCAGCCATCCGAAAGACCTGTCCGATCGGCTGATCCAATGTTTCGCTGATCTGCCCAAGCTGGCGAATCATCTGCATTTACCGGTCCAGTCCGGTTCCGACCGCATCCTGGCCGCAATGCGCCGGGGTTACGATTCCGCGGCTTACTTGCGCCGTATCGCCGCTCTGCGGCAGGCACGGCCGGATATCGCGCTCACCTCCGATCTGCTCGTCGGCTTTCCAGGCGAGACCGACGCCGATTTTCGGCAAACGATGGCACTGGTGGAGCAAATCCGTTATTCCAACATTTTCAGCTTCCGTTATTCGGTGCGGCCCGGAACCGCGGCGTCACGCCTGGCCGACGACGTACCGGACAAGGTCAAAATCGCGCGGTTGGAGGAGCTGCAGGCGCTGCAGCGGGAGATCACGCTGGCCGGGCACCGGGAGTTGGTCGGGAAGGAAGTTGTCGTGCTGGTGGAAAAATGCCAGCAAGATGGTCATCGTTATCCATGGAGCGGGAAATCCGGCTGTTACCGGGAAATTCATTTCCGCGGTGACGGCGTTGCACCGGGTGACATGATGCGGGTAAAGTGTACTCAGGCGTTCACGAATCACCTGCTCGGCGAATCCGTCGGACGTCTGGCTCCCGGTCGCTAG
- the amrB gene encoding AmmeMemoRadiSam system protein B encodes MKRLLTCLLPILLTWTLWVGCDPRPQANDTPMPTPLPGKTYENGEAKMQFRPVVAGQFYPGGQEQLRQDVDSYLQNAVVPADLGDIFGIVAPHAGYVYSGPVAGHSYRAVQGKKYDFVVVLGLSHRVPGEVALLHYDSYLTPLGAVTIDRAATEQLAKAAPFIDRSDEMFRYEHSLEVQLPFIQRALPQTPVVLIAIGSARQDTLRQLAAALDKTFADRHVLYVASTDLSHFRTYDQAVKIDTQSLDFLARHDLEGLYKAPELRERMCGLGPVTVLFELFKRRGGKEARLLKYLNSGDTSGDKSRVVGYGSLALLAQGMKTMVKTEETKPAADAGGAEDYLSADDKKELLQLARRTIEAYVKNGKTVEFQPTSDALKKNGAAFVTLTKKADHQLRGCIGQIIATIPLWECVRDMAIAAATQDPRFSAVREREIQGLRIEISVLTPPVRIKDISEIQVGVHGLIMSKGWNRGLLLPQVPTEYGWDRNTFLDQTCRKAGMNAGCWRDPDTKIERFAAIVFSETE; translated from the coding sequence ATGAAACGCCTGCTGACGTGTTTGCTGCCGATTCTGCTGACCTGGACCTTATGGGTCGGGTGCGATCCGCGGCCGCAGGCGAACGATACACCCATGCCGACGCCGTTGCCGGGCAAAACCTACGAAAACGGGGAGGCCAAAATGCAATTTCGGCCGGTCGTTGCCGGGCAATTCTATCCCGGCGGACAGGAACAATTGCGGCAGGACGTCGATTCCTATCTGCAAAACGCCGTGGTGCCCGCCGACCTAGGCGACATTTTCGGCATCGTCGCGCCGCACGCGGGGTATGTGTATTCCGGGCCGGTCGCCGGCCACAGCTATCGAGCGGTGCAGGGGAAGAAGTACGATTTCGTCGTCGTGCTGGGCCTCAGCCACCGCGTGCCGGGCGAAGTGGCGCTGCTGCATTACGACTCCTACCTGACGCCGCTGGGCGCGGTGACGATCGACCGCGCGGCGACCGAACAACTGGCGAAGGCGGCGCCGTTCATCGACCGGAGCGATGAAATGTTCCGCTACGAGCACTCGCTCGAGGTGCAACTGCCGTTCATCCAGCGCGCCCTGCCGCAAACGCCGGTGGTGCTGATCGCCATCGGCTCGGCGCGACAGGATACTTTGCGGCAACTGGCCGCGGCGTTGGACAAAACTTTCGCCGACCGCCACGTGCTGTACGTCGCCAGCACCGATCTCTCGCATTTCCGCACCTACGATCAGGCCGTGAAAATCGACACGCAAAGCCTGGATTTTCTGGCGCGGCACGACCTGGAAGGCCTCTACAAGGCGCCGGAATTGCGCGAACGCATGTGCGGGCTGGGGCCGGTGACGGTCCTGTTCGAACTGTTCAAACGGCGCGGTGGCAAGGAAGCGCGCCTGCTGAAATACCTCAATTCCGGCGATACGTCCGGCGACAAATCGCGCGTCGTCGGTTACGGCTCGCTGGCATTGCTCGCGCAAGGAATGAAAACCATGGTGAAAACCGAGGAAACCAAACCCGCGGCGGACGCGGGCGGCGCGGAAGACTACCTGTCGGCCGACGATAAAAAAGAACTGTTGCAACTCGCCCGCCGGACGATCGAAGCCTACGTCAAAAACGGGAAAACGGTCGAATTCCAGCCGACCAGCGACGCATTGAAAAAAAACGGCGCGGCTTTCGTCACCTTGACGAAAAAGGCTGATCATCAGTTGCGCGGCTGCATCGGGCAGATCATCGCCACGATCCCGCTGTGGGAATGCGTGCGCGACATGGCCATCGCGGCCGCGACGCAAGACCCGCGGTTTTCCGCCGTGCGCGAGCGGGAAATCCAGGGCCTGCGAATCGAAATCTCCGTGTTGACGCCGCCGGTGCGGATCAAGGACATTTCCGAAATCCAGGTCGGTGTGCACGGCTTGATCATGTCCAAGGGCTGGAATCGCGGCCTGCTGCTGCCCCAAGTCCCGACCGAGTACGGCTGGGATCGAAACACGTTCCTGGATCAGACCTGCCGCAAGGCGGGAATGAACGCCGGTTGCTGGCGCGATCCCGACACCAAAATCGAACGCTTCGCCGCGATCGTCTTTTCCGAAACCGAATGA